From Impatiens glandulifera chromosome 7, dImpGla2.1, whole genome shotgun sequence:
AAAGTGATTCGGGATTGTAGTAAAGGGTGGACAACTCCTGTTCTTCATAAAGAAGATCCATGATATCCATGCATGCTTCAAAGTTTAATAATTCCCCAACTATTGCAATTCCTCTGGTGtcattaaatatgaattatggATACATTCCGAAAAGAAGCGCACAGTCACAAGGGAAAACAGAAGCTCACTTGAACTGAATGAGGTGCTTCTCTAGAATAACAAAAGCAATATTTGATGTACCTATATTGAAGTCAATTACCTTCAAAGAGGCAAAATGAAGAAAGATCAAATTGTTGATGATGAAAATAAGTACAAATGGAGGAAAAAATCACCTGCATAAAGAGCAGTTCCTGTAGAGCAAAAGATTTAAACAACCATTTCagagaaaaagtaaaatatcaaaaatacttCTTCAAATTGTTGCAGAGAAGTTAACTTACTCCCTCCAAGAAATCACGAATCATAAACTGTTGTTCTTTGATGAACTCATCACCAAGAGACTTCAAACCTTTCACAGATATTGCACGCGATTCATGTATCTGAAAACAACTCGTGCAATTAAGAAAGTGATAACAGTATCTGATAAAATGAAACCAATGCAAGTTCAAGTATAACTACTACTTTGCTCGAGATCCATAGAGAGATCAGCGTGAATAACTGCAAATTGCTGTCTCTCATCGGTTTTAAAAGCCAGTTCTCTTTGTCACTAGTCTGTCTGAATCTGTAGAGGATTAAGGATACAAACCAAAACCTCACAACCCAAGAAGGCAAACTTAAATATTTTGCAGAAATTCCCTTTGTCATCATTAACTAacttgaacaataatcgactaAGAGACAATGTGAGATTGAACGACGACTACAATggaaaacaagtaaaatcaaaAGGGTGATTTAAGATTAAGAAACTGCACCTGGTAAGTGAAGGATAAAAACGGTCAGCGAATAGCGACAATGCAGAATACTTGACGATTGGACGAACCTCGAGTCGCTTATGTTGAAAAGTCGACGTAAATGATTGAATTAGAGACAGATACACTACTAATATAGCTGTGATTGAATACTGTTAGATTGATTGTTACCTGAGCGGACTGGATGAGGAACTCCAACACTTTATATCGAACGCATGAAGACAACTCACTCTCCATCTCCTTGTTCCACTCCCTTTGATAGAGTGGGAGGATTCGGGCAGTTAAAGAAAGGTTACCGGGAGAATAGAAGAAGGGTAAGGGCCTTACCGCCAGAATTGATTAATGAGGCTACACCACCTGCGGATGTTCTTACTACCAAGGAGCTAGGTAGAAAGTAGAACCACCTTATAggcactaaaatataataaaatagttattatttgataaaacaaatgaaaaaaaataagaaaaaattgaaattaaaaatattatattaattgatataattaataaaaaaatagttaaacagatataaattatcttaaaagtatttaaaattagagATGACAATAAATACAAATTCGTTCTTGAAATTTCATGATAAGtatctctatttttattttcattacttATACCCAATTTTCGACAAATACCTTATTATTTATCAAGAttgtaaaattaagaaaaagatataattttaaagatgttaaaaaatataaagagacATAACATACCCGATCATAGACGCTTAAAATGTGACATAaccctataattttttttttaatttaattcactttttatttatcatatctcAAAAATAGACAAAAACCTATGTTAatctacttttttatttataatttttccaaaaatatttcaaacccATCCCAATTTTTTTTCCATCCACACTCCAACTTCATTCTTTGATTTGTCCATGTACGTAATTATTTACCTACTTAACAGATGTTTAAAAAGATAACAATGTTGTTATTACtacattgataaaaaaaatgttatgataaggattaaaaaaaaaagttaaaaagtaaACATTGAAGATGAAGAGTGAACAgggataaataatattttgctATTAAAAAAGTTGAAGAGTAATGTCTCGATAGAGAAATAactttagaaatattaaaaaaataaagctGAAGTAGAATTTAGATAAGggcaaaataaataatgtatttattgtgttgtttgtaatgataaGACATGTAAAGGTCACATTAAGATTAagtcttaataaaaaaaagcattttaatattaatataatcgggTAACAGATTTGGGTATCACATACTCCCCATTCCCGATCTTGAACCCGGTTGGGTACCTTCTTTCCTCCCCATACCCGACCCCGAATTCGATTTAAAATACTCGAATCCTATCATCGAGTACATGTATCAAATATACGGGTACTTATTGTCATCTCTATGTACATATCCTTTTGACATTAGGACCatactaatttttatttcattattattattgttttaatttaggttgaaaatcaatttcaagCAAAGTCAAAAGggtaaaaaaatcaatttcaaacaaatat
This genomic window contains:
- the LOC124946161 gene encoding cyclin-J18 isoform X1, with product MESELSSCVRYKVLEFLIQSAQRLEVRPIVKYSALSLFADRFYPSLTRFRQTSDKENWLLKPMRDSNLQLFTLISLWISSKIHESRAISVKGLKSLGDEFIKEQQFMIRDFLEGELLFMQVIDFNIGTSNIAFVILEKHLIQFKGIAIVGELLNFEACMDIMDLLYEEQELSTLYYNPESLSAAILVVAYVITVPKQKWEFPVLPWVKFISSCKEEDVVEIVGNILKHVVGGRTLSF
- the LOC124946161 gene encoding cyclin-J18 isoform X3 produces the protein MESELSSCVRYKVLEFLIQSAQIHESRAISVKGLKSLGDEFIKEQQFMIRDFLEGELLFMQVIDFNIGTSNIAFVILEKHLIQFKGIAIVGELLNFEACMDIMDLLYEEQELSTLYYNPESLSAAILVVAYVITVPKQKWEFPVLPWVKFISSCKEEDVVEIVGNILKHVVGGRTLSF
- the LOC124946161 gene encoding cyclin-J18 isoform X2, which codes for MESELSSCVRYKVLEFLIQSAQRLEVRPIVKYSALSLFADRFYPSLTRFRQTSDKENWLLKPMRDSNLQLFTLISLWISSKIHESRAISVKGLKSLGDEFIKEQQFMIRDFLEGVIDFNIGTSNIAFVILEKHLIQFKGIAIVGELLNFEACMDIMDLLYEEQELSTLYYNPESLSAAILVVAYVITVPKQKWEFPVLPWVKFISSCKEEDVVEIVGNILKHVVGGRTLSF